Proteins found in one Triticum urartu cultivar G1812 chromosome 4, Tu2.1, whole genome shotgun sequence genomic segment:
- the LOC125553501 gene encoding uncharacterized protein LOC125553501 isoform X2, producing MGDSPEFAGPGTEPPRRRHLDCLDRTRVKSTRPRRPAAPPNRWNPPWHPNLAAASSPSCRSPPRQVPRLTVLCLEPRPSIVSSLSHRSRRTSASGHAAGKPCLLRLAKSLNLSMRSPSE from the exons ATGGGCgactcgccggagttcgccggtccA GGAACCGAGCCTCCAAGGCGCCGCCACCTCGACTGCCTGGACCGCACGCGCGTCAAGTCCACTCGTCCGCGTCGACCCGCCGCCCCGCCAAATCGTTGGAATCCGCCGTGGCATCCGAACCTCGCTGCTGCATCCTCTCCATCCTGCAGGTCGCCACCTCGCCAAGTCCCTCGCCTCACCGTCCTGTGCCTGGAGCCGCGCCCCTCCATCGTCTCTTCCTTGAGCCACCGCAGCAGGCGGACCTCCGCATCCGGCCACGCCGCCGGCAAGCCCTGCCTCCTCCGCCTCGCCAAGTCCCTGAACCTGTCGATGCGTTCTCCTTCAGAATGA
- the LOC125553501 gene encoding uncharacterized protein LOC125553501 isoform X1 — protein MGDSPEFAGNRASKAPPPRLPGPHARQVHSSASTRRPAKSLESAVASEPRCCILSILQVATSPSPSPHRPVPGAAPLHRLFLEPPQQADLRIRPRRRQALPPPPRQVPEPVDAFSFRMSRVARSPRVDRVPLYGLVRARGLDRLLVGRPRCFPAACCLSEPGRSSW, from the exons ATGGGCgactcgccggagttcgccg GGAACCGAGCCTCCAAGGCGCCGCCACCTCGACTGCCTGGACCGCACGCGCGTCAAGTCCACTCGTCCGCGTCGACCCGCCGCCCCGCCAAATCGTTGGAATCCGCCGTGGCATCCGAACCTCGCTGCTGCATCCTCTCCATCCTGCAGGTCGCCACCTCGCCAAGTCCCTCGCCTCACCGTCCTGTGCCTGGAGCCGCGCCCCTCCATCGTCTCTTCCTTGAGCCACCGCAGCAGGCGGACCTCCGCATCCGGCCACGCCGCCGGCAAGCCCTGCCTCCTCCGCCTCGCCAAGTCCCTGAACCTGTCGATGCGTTCTCCTTCAGAATGAGCAGAGTAGCTCGCTCGCCCCGCGTTGACCGAGTGCCCCTCTATGGACTAGTTCGAGCGAGAGGGCTTGATCGCCTGCTTGTGGGCCGGCCGCGCTGCTTCCCCGCGGCCTGCTGCCTCTCTGAACCGGGCCGAAGCTCATGGTGA